A single window of Streptomyces xanthii DNA harbors:
- a CDS encoding GntT/GntP/DsdX family permease yields the protein MPLLVVALSVVALLFLMTKVRLNGFIALLLVATVVAVVQGIGLTEISDVLETGIGDQLSGTLPVIGLGAMVGRVMGDAGAAQRIATRLTRAFGDRWVQVAMVVTAMLIGVTMFYEVAFVIIVPVAFTLVRVTRQNLLWIGLPMSIALSTMHSFLPPHPGPTAVAEMFEASVGKTLFVGLFVAVPAGALIALVWPRLPFVRRMNPSIPTGLVTERVFEEDELPGTGWSLTVALLPVVLIAGAAVAEMSLDDHAPGMGVIKFAGSPEFALLLTLLLAMYVFGPRAGRSLKDLATSCADAARSMAMIMLVIAAGGAYKNVLVEGGISDYIKDTTAHWSVSPLLLAWLIAVILRIALGSATVAVSTAAGIVAPMVAGSGTSPELMVLAVSCGSIAFSHVNDPGFWMFKEYFNLSVLDALKARTTYTTVLALLGLGGVLALNTVM from the coding sequence ATGCCCCTGCTCGTCGTGGCGCTCAGTGTTGTGGCGTTGCTGTTCCTGATGACCAAGGTGAGGCTCAACGGCTTCATCGCCCTGCTGCTCGTCGCCACCGTCGTCGCGGTGGTCCAGGGCATCGGACTCACCGAGATATCCGACGTCCTGGAGACCGGCATCGGGGACCAGCTCTCGGGCACCCTGCCGGTGATCGGGCTCGGCGCGATGGTCGGGCGGGTCATGGGCGACGCCGGCGCCGCCCAGCGCATCGCCACCCGGCTGACCCGGGCGTTCGGCGACCGGTGGGTGCAGGTCGCCATGGTCGTCACCGCCATGCTCATCGGCGTCACCATGTTCTACGAGGTCGCCTTCGTCATCATCGTCCCCGTCGCCTTCACCCTGGTCCGCGTCACCCGGCAGAACCTGCTGTGGATCGGCCTGCCGATGTCCATCGCCCTGTCCACGATGCACAGCTTCCTGCCCCCGCACCCCGGGCCCACCGCCGTCGCCGAGATGTTCGAGGCCTCCGTCGGCAAGACGCTCTTCGTCGGCCTCTTCGTCGCCGTCCCGGCCGGCGCCCTGATCGCGCTCGTCTGGCCCCGGCTGCCGTTCGTCCGCCGCATGAACCCCTCGATCCCGACCGGGCTCGTCACCGAGCGCGTCTTCGAGGAGGACGAGCTGCCCGGCACGGGCTGGTCCCTCACCGTGGCGCTGCTCCCCGTCGTCCTCATCGCCGGCGCCGCCGTCGCCGAGATGTCCCTCGACGACCACGCCCCGGGCATGGGCGTGATCAAGTTCGCCGGTTCCCCCGAGTTCGCGCTGCTGCTCACCCTGCTGCTCGCCATGTACGTCTTCGGCCCCCGCGCCGGCCGCTCCCTGAAGGACCTCGCCACCTCCTGCGCCGACGCCGCCAGGTCGATGGCGATGATCATGCTGGTCATCGCGGCCGGCGGCGCCTACAAGAACGTCCTCGTCGAAGGCGGCATCTCCGACTACATCAAGGACACCACCGCCCACTGGTCCGTCTCCCCGCTCCTGCTGGCCTGGCTGATCGCCGTGATCCTGCGCATCGCCCTCGGTTCCGCCACGGTCGCCGTCTCCACCGCCGCCGGCATCGTGGCCCCCATGGTCGCCGGCAGCGGCACGTCCCCCGAACTGATGGTCCTGGCCGTCTCCTGCGGCTCGATCGCCTTCTCCCACGTCAACGACCCCGGCTTCTGGATGTTCAAGGAGTACTTCAACCTCTCGGTCCTGGACGCCCTCAAGGCCCGCACCACGTACACGACGGTCCTGGCGCTGCTGGGGCTGGGCGGGGTGCTGGCGCTGAACACGGTGATGTGA
- the gudD gene encoding glucarate dehydratase, with the protein MRVVPVAGQDSMLLNLSGAHAPYFTRNLVILTDSDGRTGVGEVPGGEAIRGTLDEARDLVVGRPVGDPQAVLRAIRERFGDRDAGGRGAQTFDLRVTVHAVTAVEAALLDLLGQYLEVPVAALLGEGVQRSSVPVLGYLFYVGDRRRTDLPYRDESAAKDDWERLRSEEALTPEAVVALAEAAQLRYGFQDFKLKGGVLDGWAEAEAVTALAERFPDARITLDPNGGWPLDEAVAIGRSLRDVLAYAEDPCGAEGGYSGREVMAEFRRATGLRTATNMIATDWRQLGHAVKADAVDIPLADPHFWTMNGSVRVAQLCEAWGLTWGSHSNNHFDVSLAMFTHVAAAAPGDITAIDTHWIWQDGQRLTHDPLPIEGGTIALPERPGLGVELDLDQVEAAHQLYRSLGLGGRDDAAGMRYLIPGWTFDAKRPALVR; encoded by the coding sequence ATGCGTGTCGTCCCGGTCGCCGGCCAGGACAGCATGTTGCTGAACCTCAGCGGCGCCCACGCCCCGTACTTCACCCGGAACCTGGTGATCCTCACCGACTCCGACGGTCGTACGGGCGTCGGAGAGGTCCCCGGCGGCGAGGCGATCCGCGGCACTCTCGACGAGGCGCGCGACCTCGTCGTCGGCCGGCCCGTCGGCGACCCGCAGGCCGTGCTCCGGGCGATACGCGAACGGTTCGGAGACCGGGACGCGGGCGGCCGCGGCGCGCAGACCTTCGACCTGCGCGTCACCGTCCACGCGGTCACCGCCGTCGAGGCGGCCCTGCTCGACCTCCTCGGCCAGTACCTGGAGGTGCCGGTCGCGGCCCTGCTCGGAGAGGGGGTGCAGCGCAGCAGCGTCCCCGTCCTCGGCTACCTCTTCTACGTGGGCGACCGCCGCCGCACCGACCTCCCGTACCGCGACGAGTCGGCGGCGAAGGACGACTGGGAGCGGCTGCGCAGCGAGGAGGCGCTCACCCCCGAGGCCGTCGTCGCACTCGCCGAAGCGGCACAACTGCGCTATGGATTCCAGGACTTCAAACTCAAGGGCGGCGTCCTCGACGGGTGGGCCGAGGCCGAGGCGGTCACCGCGCTCGCCGAGCGCTTCCCCGACGCGCGGATCACCCTCGACCCCAACGGAGGCTGGCCCCTCGACGAGGCCGTCGCCATCGGCCGCTCCCTGCGCGACGTCCTCGCGTACGCCGAGGATCCGTGCGGCGCGGAGGGTGGATACAGCGGGCGCGAGGTGATGGCCGAATTCCGCCGGGCGACCGGTCTGCGGACCGCCACGAACATGATCGCCACGGACTGGCGGCAGTTGGGCCACGCCGTGAAGGCCGACGCCGTCGACATCCCGCTCGCCGACCCCCACTTCTGGACCATGAACGGCTCGGTGCGCGTCGCCCAGCTGTGCGAGGCCTGGGGTCTGACGTGGGGTTCGCACTCCAACAACCACTTCGACGTGTCCCTCGCGATGTTCACGCACGTCGCCGCCGCCGCGCCCGGCGACATCACCGCCATCGACACCCACTGGATCTGGCAGGACGGCCAGCGCCTGACGCACGACCCGCTGCCGATCGAGGGCGGCACCATCGCCCTGCCCGAACGCCCCGGCCTGGGCGTCGAGTTGGACCTCGACCAGGTCGAGGCCGCCCATCAGCTCTACCGGTCCCTGGGGCTCGGCGGCCGGGACGACGCCGCCGGTATGCGGTACCTGATCCCCGGCTGGACCTTCGACGCCAAGCGTCCCGCCCTCGTGCGCTGA
- a CDS encoding AMP-binding protein, whose product MTTGNGPTEQFRTARDFLLEHARDYEAAYEGFAWPRPDRFNWALDWFDAIADGNEKTALHIVEEAGDEARFSFDTLRRRSNQVANWLRAQGVGAGDRILLMLGNQVELWEVMLAAMKLRAVVIPATPLLGPADLTDRVERGRARHVIVRPEDVAKFAEVPGDYTRIVVGAPAPAEGWSAYEDSAGADDTFTPDGETLADDALLLYFTSGTTARPKLVEHTHVSYPVGHLATMYWIGLRPGDVHLNISSPGWAKHAWSNFFAPWNAEATVFLYNYTRFDAGKLMAAMDRAGVTSFCAPPTVWRMLIQADLTQLRTPPREVVAAGEPLNPEVIEQVKRAWNVTIRDGFGQTETAVQVSNSPGQVLKSGSMGRPSPGFRVELLDPVTGAPGADEGEISLDLSAHPVGLMVGYHGDPERTAEAMAGGFYRTGDIGSRDADGYLTYVGRADDVFKASDYKISPFELESALLEHEAVAEAAVVPAPDELRLAVPKAYVVLAEGYEPGPDTAKLLFEHSRAVLAPYKRLRRIEFGELPKTVSGKIRRIELREATAAGSSAEYREEDFK is encoded by the coding sequence ATGACGACGGGAAACGGACCCACGGAGCAGTTCCGCACGGCCCGCGACTTCCTGCTGGAGCACGCCCGCGACTACGAGGCCGCCTACGAGGGCTTCGCCTGGCCCCGCCCCGACCGCTTCAACTGGGCCCTCGACTGGTTCGACGCGATCGCCGACGGCAACGAGAAGACCGCGCTGCACATCGTCGAGGAGGCCGGCGACGAGGCCCGCTTCTCCTTCGACACGCTGCGCCGCCGCTCGAACCAGGTCGCGAACTGGCTTCGGGCCCAAGGCGTCGGGGCCGGCGACCGCATCCTGCTGATGCTCGGCAACCAGGTCGAACTGTGGGAGGTGATGCTCGCCGCGATGAAGCTGCGCGCCGTCGTCATCCCCGCGACCCCGCTGCTCGGCCCCGCCGACCTCACCGACCGCGTCGAGCGCGGCCGCGCCCGGCACGTGATCGTGCGCCCCGAGGACGTCGCCAAGTTCGCCGAGGTGCCCGGCGACTACACCCGGATCGTCGTCGGCGCCCCGGCACCCGCCGAGGGCTGGTCCGCGTACGAGGACTCCGCCGGCGCCGACGACACGTTCACGCCCGACGGGGAGACCCTCGCCGACGACGCCCTGCTGCTCTACTTCACGTCCGGCACGACGGCCCGCCCCAAGCTCGTCGAGCACACCCACGTCTCGTACCCGGTCGGCCACCTCGCCACCATGTACTGGATCGGACTGCGCCCCGGCGACGTGCACCTCAACATCTCCTCGCCGGGCTGGGCCAAGCACGCCTGGTCCAACTTCTTCGCGCCGTGGAACGCAGAGGCGACCGTCTTCCTGTACAACTACACGCGCTTCGACGCCGGGAAGCTGATGGCCGCGATGGACCGCGCGGGCGTCACCTCCTTCTGCGCCCCGCCCACCGTGTGGCGCATGCTCATCCAGGCCGACCTCACCCAGCTGCGCACCCCGCCCCGCGAGGTCGTGGCCGCGGGCGAACCGCTCAACCCCGAGGTCATCGAGCAGGTCAAGCGGGCCTGGAACGTCACCATCCGGGACGGCTTCGGCCAGACCGAGACCGCCGTGCAGGTGTCCAACAGCCCAGGCCAGGTCCTCAAGTCCGGCTCCATGGGCCGCCCCAGCCCCGGCTTCAGGGTCGAGCTCCTCGACCCGGTCACCGGCGCGCCCGGCGCCGACGAGGGCGAGATCAGCCTCGACCTGTCCGCCCACCCCGTCGGCCTCATGGTCGGCTACCACGGGGACCCGGAGCGCACCGCCGAGGCCATGGCAGGAGGCTTCTACCGCACCGGAGACATCGGCTCCCGCGACGCCGACGGCTACCTCACCTACGTGGGCCGCGCGGACGACGTCTTCAAGGCCAGCGACTACAAGATCAGCCCCTTCGAGCTGGAGAGCGCGCTCCTGGAGCACGAGGCGGTCGCCGAGGCGGCCGTCGTGCCCGCGCCGGACGAGCTGCGGCTCGCCGTCCCTAAGGCGTACGTCGTGCTCGCCGAGGGCTACGAGCCGGGCCCGGACACCGCGAAGCTCCTCTTCGAGCACTCCCGCGCCGTCCTCGCCCCGTACAAGCGGCTGCGCCGGATCGAGTTCGGTGAGCTGCCCAAGACCGTCTCCGGCAAGATCCGCCGGATCGAGCTGCGCGAGGCGACGGCCGCCGGGTCGTCCGCCGAGTACCGCGAGGAGGACTTCAAGTGA
- a CDS encoding magnesium and cobalt transport protein CorA has protein sequence MARRQGRSGEGGGGARRYSWRRGPAPEPSARPAPAPAGAPAPPREPADSVVHAALYRDGVRVASPESLTDTYRQLRERPRTMAWIGLARPTEAELKSLAAEFDLHELAVEDALEAHQRPKLERYGETLFVVLRAARYLDAPEEVDFGELHVFVGPDFLITVRHGAAPDLSAVRHRMEASPDLLRLGPEAVLYAILDAVVDGYAPVVDGVQNDIDEIETEVFSGAPEVSRRIYELSREMVEFQRATRPLVGMLHGLMAGFAKYGTDEELQRYLRDVADHVTHTSERVDGFRQALADILTVNATLVTQQQNAEMKAMAEAGFEQNEEIKKISAWAAILFAPTLVGTIYGMNFENMPELGWGFGYPFAIGLMGVVCVSLYVIFKRRGWL, from the coding sequence ATGGCGCGACGGCAGGGGCGAAGCGGCGAGGGCGGCGGCGGGGCGCGCCGGTACTCCTGGCGCCGCGGCCCGGCCCCGGAACCGTCGGCGCGACCGGCCCCCGCACCCGCCGGCGCACCGGCGCCGCCGCGCGAACCGGCGGACAGCGTCGTGCACGCGGCGCTGTACCGCGACGGGGTGCGGGTGGCGAGTCCCGAGTCCCTGACGGACACGTACCGCCAGTTGCGGGAGCGCCCGCGCACGATGGCGTGGATCGGCCTGGCCCGCCCCACCGAGGCCGAACTCAAGTCGCTGGCAGCCGAGTTCGACCTGCACGAACTCGCTGTCGAGGACGCGCTCGAAGCACACCAGCGCCCCAAGCTGGAGCGCTACGGCGAGACCCTGTTCGTCGTCCTGCGGGCCGCCCGCTATCTCGACGCGCCGGAGGAGGTCGACTTCGGCGAGCTGCACGTCTTCGTCGGCCCCGACTTCCTCATCACGGTCCGGCACGGCGCGGCCCCCGACCTCTCGGCGGTCCGCCACCGCATGGAGGCCAGCCCCGACCTGCTGCGACTCGGCCCGGAGGCGGTCCTCTACGCGATCCTGGACGCGGTCGTCGACGGCTACGCACCGGTCGTCGACGGCGTCCAGAACGACATCGACGAGATCGAGACCGAGGTCTTCTCCGGCGCCCCCGAGGTCTCGCGCCGCATCTACGAACTCTCCCGCGAAATGGTCGAGTTCCAGCGCGCGACCCGCCCCCTGGTCGGCATGCTCCACGGCCTGATGGCGGGCTTCGCCAAGTACGGCACGGACGAGGAACTCCAGCGCTACCTGCGCGACGTCGCCGACCACGTCACCCACACCAGCGAACGCGTCGACGGCTTCCGCCAGGCCCTGGCCGACATCCTGACGGTGAACGCGACGCTGGTCACGCAGCAGCAGAACGCGGAGATGAAGGCGATGGCGGAGGCGGGCTTCGAACAGAACGAGGAGATCAAGAAGATCTCGGCCTGGGCGGCCATCCTCTTCGCCCCCACCCTGGTCGGAACGATCTACGGCATGAACTTCGAGAACATGCCGGAGCTGGGGTGGGGGTTCGGGTATCCGTTCGCGATCGGGCTGATGGGCGTTGTCTGCGTCAGCCTGTACGTGATCTTCAAGCGGCGGGGGTGGTTGTGA
- a CDS encoding TerD family protein → MALLSSRPKWPTLPEYFHDWALVDVETSGLRPGRDRVLSLAILTLDAHGNRTGEFSTLLDPGCDPGPVHVHGLTSARLAGAPTFEDIAPEVGALLGGRVLVAHNAQFDYDFLAHEFARVRSWVPVGRRLCTLALNRLVGPETPDLKLGTLAEHYGVRQLKAHDAQDDVRVLSGILRGSLAAAEQLGLALPLLECPPRQDYKPYVPKTPCPYRNPGRLTPGGPLVQGMKIAITGETRLSREELVARSVAAGLNVTTSVSGQTGVVVTNDPGAGSAKLRRAVTEGVPLVDEAAYLRLLESVRPGQTKGTARQRPAERPPAAERAAEPEPAPEVPAQRTAAPGRPDAPTDRPLTGRRVLVLGGTHDEAAEARVLAVALGASAAVNLSASVTDVVVLPGGEADRRMRRVTALGLPVHDTAWLLAPTPAPEPATGSRPDPAPDTSAVLVRGAVIDLADTGTPWTVSASWRQQTASDVDVVAFAIDAQEQVAGDEDFVFYGAPEHPDGTVRLATDGPTEQSVTADLDRLPLEVRRVVIAAALDGAATFSDVGAIEITATRGIGAAPTARATLDAATSERTMILAEMYRRGEAWRLRAVGQGYDHGLADMARGYGVDVAE, encoded by the coding sequence ATGGCCCTGCTGTCGTCGCGTCCGAAGTGGCCCACGCTTCCCGAGTACTTCCACGACTGGGCGCTGGTGGACGTGGAGACATCAGGGCTCAGGCCCGGCCGGGACCGTGTGCTGTCCCTGGCGATCCTCACCCTCGACGCGCACGGCAACCGGACGGGCGAGTTCTCCACCCTGCTCGATCCGGGCTGCGACCCGGGCCCGGTGCACGTCCACGGTCTGACCTCGGCCCGGCTCGCGGGCGCGCCCACCTTCGAGGACATCGCGCCCGAGGTGGGCGCGCTGCTGGGCGGTCGCGTCCTCGTCGCGCACAACGCGCAGTTCGACTACGACTTCCTGGCGCACGAGTTCGCCCGCGTCCGGTCCTGGGTGCCGGTCGGCCGAAGGCTGTGCACACTGGCGCTCAACCGCCTCGTCGGGCCCGAGACACCCGACCTCAAGCTCGGCACGCTCGCCGAGCACTACGGGGTGCGGCAGCTGAAGGCGCACGACGCTCAGGACGACGTACGGGTGCTCTCCGGCATTCTGCGCGGTTCGCTGGCCGCGGCCGAACAACTGGGCCTCGCGCTGCCCCTGTTGGAGTGCCCGCCCCGCCAGGACTACAAGCCGTACGTCCCCAAGACGCCCTGCCCGTACCGGAACCCGGGCCGGCTCACGCCCGGCGGGCCACTCGTGCAGGGCATGAAGATCGCCATCACGGGCGAGACACGGCTGTCCCGTGAGGAACTCGTCGCCCGCTCCGTCGCGGCTGGGCTGAACGTGACGACCTCCGTCAGCGGTCAGACCGGCGTCGTCGTCACGAACGACCCGGGGGCCGGGTCCGCCAAGCTGAGGCGTGCGGTGACGGAAGGAGTGCCGCTGGTGGACGAGGCGGCCTATCTGCGCCTGCTGGAGAGCGTGCGGCCGGGGCAGACCAAAGGAACGGCGCGGCAGCGCCCCGCTGAACGACCGCCGGCGGCGGAACGCGCCGCTGAGCCGGAGCCGGCGCCGGAGGTCCCGGCGCAGCGGACCGCCGCACCGGGCCGACCCGACGCCCCCACGGACCGGCCGCTCACCGGGCGCAGGGTCCTGGTCCTCGGCGGCACCCACGACGAGGCCGCCGAGGCGCGCGTGCTCGCCGTCGCTCTGGGAGCCTCGGCAGCCGTCAACCTCTCCGCGAGCGTGACCGACGTCGTCGTTCTGCCCGGCGGCGAGGCGGACCGGCGGATGCGGCGCGTCACCGCACTCGGTCTGCCCGTCCACGACACAGCCTGGCTCCTCGCCCCCACACCGGCACCGGAGCCCGCGACCGGTTCTCGGCCGGACCCCGCGCCGGACACGTCGGCCGTCCTGGTCCGAGGCGCCGTGATCGATCTGGCCGACACCGGCACGCCGTGGACGGTATCGGCGTCGTGGCGTCAGCAGACCGCCTCGGACGTGGACGTCGTCGCCTTCGCGATCGACGCGCAGGAACAGGTGGCAGGGGACGAGGACTTCGTCTTCTACGGTGCGCCCGAACACCCCGACGGCACCGTCCGCCTGGCCACGGACGGACCGACGGAACAGTCCGTCACCGCCGACCTGGACCGCCTGCCCCTGGAGGTCCGGAGAGTCGTCATCGCCGCCGCCCTCGACGGCGCGGCGACCTTCTCCGACGTCGGCGCGATCGAGATCACCGCCACGCGCGGCATCGGCGCGGCCCCGACGGCCCGAGCCACGCTGGACGCCGCGACCAGCGAGCGCACCATGATCCTCGCGGAGATGTACCGCAGAGGAGAAGCCTGGCGTCTGCGCGCCGTCGGTCAGGGCTACGACCACGGCCTGGCCGACATGGCGCGGGGCTACGGAGTCGATGTCGCCGAATGA
- a CDS encoding helix-turn-helix transcriptional regulator, with amino-acid sequence MSAEAADAVELRAALVRLRRGTGLPVAFGGIVATPGQVRIAELSGAATNALRGLAIVAGNGLGGKALTLARACAVTDYRDSRHISHEYDGAVEAEGLRSVLAVPVVVHRRVRGVLYGALRSAQPLGDRALGAAVAAARDVEQALVVRDEARTLLAAAAAPVAEGSGAWEEVREAHGALRALAPRIVDPALRAELLAVCGRLASAASPVDREAPVVLAPREVDVLACVAAGATNAVAAERLGLRPETVKGYLRSAMRKLGAHTRGEAVVAARRAGLLP; translated from the coding sequence GTGAGCGCAGAGGCGGCCGACGCGGTCGAGCTACGCGCCGCACTGGTGCGGCTGCGCCGGGGCACGGGGCTGCCCGTGGCGTTCGGCGGGATCGTCGCGACCCCGGGGCAGGTGCGGATCGCGGAGCTGAGCGGCGCGGCGACGAACGCGCTGCGCGGGCTCGCGATCGTCGCGGGCAACGGCCTGGGCGGCAAGGCGCTGACCCTGGCCCGCGCCTGCGCGGTCACCGACTACCGGGACTCGCGGCACATCAGCCACGAGTACGACGGCGCGGTCGAGGCCGAGGGCCTGCGCTCCGTCCTCGCCGTCCCGGTCGTCGTGCACCGCCGGGTGCGCGGCGTCCTGTACGGGGCGCTGCGCTCGGCCCAGCCGCTGGGCGACCGGGCGCTCGGCGCGGCGGTGGCGGCGGCGCGGGACGTGGAGCAGGCCCTCGTCGTACGGGACGAGGCGCGCACCCTGCTGGCCGCGGCGGCGGCGCCGGTGGCCGAGGGGTCCGGGGCCTGGGAGGAGGTCCGCGAGGCGCACGGCGCGCTGCGGGCCCTCGCGCCGAGGATCGTGGACCCGGCGCTGCGGGCCGAACTGCTCGCGGTGTGCGGCAGACTGGCCTCGGCGGCGTCACCGGTGGACCGTGAGGCGCCGGTGGTGCTCGCGCCGCGCGAGGTGGACGTCCTCGCCTGTGTGGCGGCGGGCGCGACGAACGCGGTGGCGGCCGAGCGGCTCGGTCTCCGGCCGGAGACCGTGAAGGGTTATCTGCGGTCGGCCATGCGGAAGCTGGGGGCGCACACGCGGGGCGAGGCGGTCGTGGCCGCGCGCCGCGCGGGCCTGCTGCCCTGA
- a CDS encoding LysE family translocator, whose amino-acid sequence MSLLVIVIPGPSVLFVIGRALAHGRRTAVATALGNVFGSYLLVVAVALGIGSLVERSATLFLAVKLAGAAYLVWLGIQAFRHRHAMKAADIQGPAGPARGDLRTLLDGALVGVTNPKGIVFFAAVLPQFVDHAAGRVPAQMLLLGLIPIGIGLVTDTLWGLTASAARNWFARSDRRLSMIGGTGGFALIGLGVTVAATGRAD is encoded by the coding sequence ATGTCGCTGCTCGTCATCGTCATTCCGGGGCCGAGCGTGCTGTTCGTGATCGGGAGGGCGCTCGCGCACGGCCGGCGCACGGCGGTGGCGACGGCGCTGGGCAATGTGTTCGGGTCGTATCTGCTGGTCGTGGCGGTGGCGCTGGGTATCGGCTCGCTCGTCGAGCGCTCGGCGACCCTGTTCCTCGCGGTGAAGCTGGCCGGTGCGGCGTATCTGGTGTGGCTGGGGATCCAGGCGTTCCGGCACCGGCACGCGATGAAGGCGGCGGACATCCAGGGCCCGGCCGGGCCCGCGCGCGGTGATCTGCGCACGCTGCTCGACGGGGCCCTGGTCGGGGTGACGAATCCGAAGGGCATCGTGTTCTTCGCGGCGGTGCTGCCGCAGTTCGTGGACCACGCGGCCGGCCGGGTGCCCGCACAGATGCTGCTGCTCGGGCTGATCCCGATCGGCATCGGCCTGGTCACGGACACGCTGTGGGGGCTGACGGCGTCGGCGGCGCGGAACTGGTTCGCGCGCTCGGACCGGCGCCTGTCGATGATCGGCGGCACGGGTGGCTTCGCGCTGATCGGCCTCGGGGTCACGGTGGCGGCGACGGGCCGCGCGGACTGA
- a CDS encoding winged helix DNA-binding domain-containing protein, which yields MTTKPITTRALGRATLERQLLLRRRPMTVEDAVAHLVGLQAQEVRAPYVTLAARLDGFTPAALSDALEERRVARIVTMRSTIHLHTADDCMTLRPLVQPARAKELNIFREGLAGVDLERLCAVTRPYVEEEPRTPKEIREWLLGTWPDADPQSLSAAARCLLPLVQVTPRALWRRSGAVRLTTAEHWLHREAVESPGHDETILRYLRAFGPASVRDFQKWAGLTRTKPAFERLRERLVTFRDEHGVELFDLPDAPRPDEDVPAPPRLLADFDNVLLSHADRTRVVPEAHHGRNWAANAAYPAFLLDGFLAGLWTLKESADGTRITLEPFGSPTRAQREELVAEAERTAAVLEAPGPVTVDFATVRK from the coding sequence ATGACGACGAAGCCGATCACCACCCGCGCCCTGGGACGGGCCACCCTGGAGCGCCAACTCCTGCTGCGGCGCCGCCCGATGACGGTCGAGGACGCCGTCGCGCACCTCGTGGGGCTCCAGGCGCAGGAGGTGCGGGCGCCGTACGTCACGCTCGCCGCCCGGCTCGACGGGTTCACCCCGGCGGCGCTGTCCGACGCGCTGGAGGAGCGGCGCGTCGCGCGGATCGTGACCATGCGCTCGACGATCCATCTGCACACCGCTGACGACTGCATGACGCTCCGTCCCCTGGTGCAGCCGGCCCGCGCCAAGGAGCTGAACATCTTCCGCGAGGGCCTCGCCGGCGTGGACCTGGAGCGGCTGTGCGCGGTGACCCGGCCCTACGTGGAGGAGGAGCCCCGCACCCCGAAGGAGATCCGCGAGTGGCTGCTGGGCACGTGGCCCGACGCCGACCCGCAGTCCCTGTCCGCCGCCGCGCGCTGCCTCCTGCCCCTGGTCCAGGTCACCCCGCGCGCCCTGTGGCGGCGCAGCGGCGCCGTACGTCTGACGACCGCCGAGCACTGGCTGCACCGGGAGGCCGTCGAGTCCCCGGGGCACGACGAGACGATCCTGCGCTACCTGCGCGCGTTCGGCCCGGCTTCCGTCAGGGACTTCCAGAAGTGGGCCGGACTGACCCGCACCAAGCCTGCCTTCGAGCGGCTGCGGGAGCGCCTCGTGACCTTCCGCGACGAGCACGGCGTCGAGCTGTTCGACCTGCCCGACGCGCCGCGCCCCGACGAGGACGTGCCCGCACCGCCCCGTCTGCTCGCCGACTTCGACAACGTCCTGCTCTCGCACGCCGACCGCACCCGGGTCGTCCCCGAGGCGCACCACGGCCGCAACTGGGCGGCGAACGCGGCCTACCCGGCCTTCCTCCTCGACGGCTTCCTGGCCGGCCTGTGGACCCTGAAGGAGTCCGCCGACGGCACCCGGATCACCTTGGAGCCCTTCGGCAGCCCGACCCGCGCCCAGCGCGAGGAACTCGTCGCCGAGGCCGAGCGCACCGCCGCCGTCCTGGAGGCCCCGGGCCCCGTCACGGTGGACTTCGCAACCGTACGGAAATGA